A genome region from Sphingomonas anseongensis includes the following:
- a CDS encoding RNA-binding S4 domain-containing protein, which translates to MRIDRFLYFVRLAKSRTIAQSLVDTGHIRIDGKRVTKASDEVRGGSVVALPLHGQTRVLRVLVLPSRRGPASEARACYKELDVDATSAST; encoded by the coding sequence GTGAGGATCGACCGCTTCCTCTATTTCGTTCGCCTGGCCAAGAGCCGCACCATCGCCCAGTCGCTGGTAGATACCGGTCACATCCGTATTGACGGAAAGCGGGTGACGAAAGCGAGCGACGAGGTGCGCGGGGGAAGCGTCGTCGCGCTTCCGCTCCATGGCCAGACGCGCGTCCTCAGGGTGCTCGTTCTGCCCTCGCGGAGAGGCCCCGCATCCGAAGCGCGTGCCTGCTACAAAGAGCTGGACGTTGACGCGACAAGCGCCTCGACTTAG
- the fdxA gene encoding ferredoxin FdxA yields MTYVVTDACIKCKYMDCVEVCPVDCFYEGENMLVINPNECIDCGVCEPECPAEAILPDTEGGLEKWLELNSTMSANWPNITRKKESPADADEHKGEEGKYEKYFTPDPGEGD; encoded by the coding sequence ATGACCTACGTCGTCACCGACGCCTGCATCAAATGCAAATATATGGATTGCGTCGAGGTCTGCCCCGTCGACTGTTTCTACGAGGGCGAGAACATGCTGGTGATCAACCCCAACGAATGCATCGATTGCGGCGTGTGCGAGCCCGAATGTCCCGCCGAAGCGATCCTTCCCGACACCGAGGGCGGGCTTGAGAAGTGGCTCGAGCTCAATTCGACCATGTCCGCCAACTGGCCGAACATTACCCGGAAGAAGGAAAGTCCCGCCGACGCTGACGAGCACAAGGGCGAAGAGGGCAAGTATGAGAAGTACTTCACGCCTGACCCCGGTGAGGGCGACTAA
- a CDS encoding MipA/OmpV family protein, whose product MRLFALSALSILGLSTPAWAQEASPLPSPVDAQQSITVGLGVGFLPDYVGSDDYRIIPAGGARGTIGPVSFATRSSYLYVDFLPRRETGLDFDLGVIGGVNFNRTTKIDDKVVRLLPELDTAVELGGFAGISLHNVTNPYDTLAFRLDLKHDVAGAHKSTVISPNIEFATPLSRTTYVSASTSVDFVADKYARYYFGITPADALVSGLPMFTPDGGLNKWRIGALINQSITGDLTHGFSLWGTVEYSHLTGDSKDSPIVRIRGSASQWLLAAGAAYTWR is encoded by the coding sequence ATGCGCCTCTTTGCCTTGTCAGCACTGTCCATTCTCGGCCTGAGCACGCCAGCCTGGGCCCAGGAAGCCTCGCCGCTGCCGTCTCCGGTGGATGCGCAGCAATCGATCACGGTCGGCCTGGGCGTTGGATTTCTGCCCGACTATGTCGGGTCCGACGATTATCGGATCATCCCGGCCGGCGGAGCGCGCGGAACGATCGGCCCGGTCAGCTTCGCGACCCGGTCGAGCTACCTCTACGTCGACTTCCTGCCGCGTCGGGAAACCGGATTGGATTTCGACCTCGGCGTGATCGGGGGTGTAAACTTCAACCGCACCACGAAGATCGACGATAAGGTCGTTCGCCTGCTTCCGGAACTCGACACCGCGGTCGAGCTGGGCGGGTTCGCGGGCATCAGCCTGCACAACGTGACCAATCCCTATGATACGCTCGCCTTCCGGCTCGACCTGAAGCACGACGTTGCGGGGGCGCACAAATCGACGGTGATCAGCCCCAACATCGAGTTCGCTACGCCGCTCTCGCGCACCACCTACGTGAGCGCGTCGACGAGCGTCGACTTCGTGGCCGATAAATATGCGCGATACTATTTTGGAATCACCCCCGCCGATGCCCTCGTGAGCGGGCTTCCGATGTTCACTCCCGACGGTGGGCTGAACAAATGGCGGATCGGCGCGCTGATCAACCAGTCGATCACGGGCGACCTCACGCACGGTTTCTCGCTCTGGGGAACGGTCGAATATTCGCACCTCACCGGGGATTCGAAAGACTCGCCGATCGTTCGAATCAGGGGGTCCGCAAGCCAGTGGCTGCTCGCGGCGGGGGCCGCCTACACCTGGCGCTAG
- the cysN gene encoding sulfate adenylyltransferase subunit CysN, whose protein sequence is MARVLDQDRELIERDVGEWLSQHERKEMLRFITCGSVDDGKSTLIGRLLFDCGQLFDDQLEALEADSKKAANGGKLDFSLLVDGLSAEREQGITIDVAYRFFSSEKRKFIVADTPGHEQYTRNMITGASTADVAVLLIDARKGVLTQTRRHSYLANLVGIRHLLLAVTKMDLVDYDQQAFDAICSDYAAFADKIGITQWKAIPVSGVEGDNVTARSEKTPWHSGPTLLEYLDTVEIDASADAAKPLRMPVQWVNRPNQNFRGFAGLVASGRLGPGSEVRILPSGRTTRIERVVTFDGDLDEAVAGQSITVTLEDEVDCSRGDVIAAAGDPPEAADQFEATIVWMAEDELLPGRGYWMKIGTETVTAMVQEPKYEVNVNTLEHLAAKRLALNSIGVAEISTDREIVFEPYANPATSPNRALGGFILIDKVTNGTVAAGMLHFALRRSLNIHRQHLEVERETHAALKGQRPAVVWFTGLSGAGKSTIANLVEKKLAARGRHTFLLDGDNVRHGLNRDLGFTEADRIENIRRVGEVARLMADAGLIVLTAFISPFRAERHMVRRMLPEGEFIEVFVDTPLAEAEKRDVKGLYAKARAGELKNFTGIDSPYEPPENAEIHIDTTTVTAEEAADAIVEKLLSRR, encoded by the coding sequence ATGGCTCGAGTCCTCGACCAGGATCGCGAGCTCATCGAGCGCGACGTCGGCGAATGGCTCTCGCAACACGAGCGCAAGGAGATGCTGCGCTTCATCACCTGCGGGAGCGTCGACGACGGCAAGTCCACCCTGATCGGACGGCTTCTCTTCGATTGCGGCCAGCTGTTCGACGATCAGCTCGAAGCGCTGGAAGCAGACAGCAAGAAGGCCGCGAACGGCGGCAAGCTCGACTTCTCGCTTCTCGTCGACGGCCTGTCGGCGGAGCGCGAGCAGGGCATCACGATCGACGTCGCCTACCGTTTCTTCTCGAGCGAGAAGCGCAAGTTCATCGTCGCCGACACTCCGGGCCACGAACAATATACGCGCAACATGATCACGGGCGCGTCGACCGCGGACGTCGCGGTGCTCCTGATCGACGCCCGCAAGGGGGTGCTCACGCAGACGAGGCGCCATTCCTACCTCGCCAACTTGGTCGGCATCCGGCACCTTCTTCTCGCCGTCACCAAAATGGACCTGGTCGACTATGACCAACAGGCCTTCGACGCGATCTGCAGCGACTATGCCGCCTTCGCCGACAAGATCGGGATCACGCAGTGGAAGGCGATTCCGGTTTCCGGTGTCGAGGGCGACAATGTCACCGCCCGAAGCGAAAAGACGCCGTGGCATTCGGGCCCGACGCTGCTCGAATATCTCGACACTGTGGAAATCGACGCGAGCGCCGACGCCGCCAAGCCGCTTCGGATGCCCGTCCAGTGGGTGAACCGTCCCAACCAGAACTTCCGCGGCTTTGCCGGGTTGGTCGCGTCCGGGCGGCTGGGCCCGGGGTCGGAAGTGCGGATCCTTCCATCGGGCAGGACCACCCGGATCGAGCGCGTCGTAACCTTTGACGGCGATCTCGATGAGGCGGTCGCCGGCCAGTCGATCACGGTGACGCTAGAAGACGAGGTCGATTGCTCGCGCGGCGACGTAATCGCGGCCGCGGGCGATCCCCCCGAAGCGGCCGACCAGTTCGAAGCGACGATCGTGTGGATGGCCGAGGACGAGCTGCTGCCCGGCCGAGGCTATTGGATGAAGATCGGAACCGAGACGGTCACCGCGATGGTGCAGGAGCCGAAGTACGAGGTGAACGTCAACACGCTCGAGCACCTCGCGGCAAAGCGGCTTGCTTTGAACTCGATCGGTGTGGCGGAAATCTCCACCGATCGCGAAATCGTGTTCGAGCCCTATGCGAACCCGGCAACGAGCCCGAACCGCGCGCTCGGCGGCTTCATCCTGATCGACAAGGTGACCAACGGCACCGTCGCCGCAGGGATGCTCCATTTCGCGCTTCGGCGGTCGCTCAACATCCACCGCCAGCACCTCGAGGTCGAGCGCGAGACCCACGCTGCGCTCAAGGGACAGCGGCCGGCGGTCGTATGGTTCACCGGCCTGTCCGGCGCGGGCAAGTCGACCATCGCCAACCTCGTCGAGAAGAAGCTTGCGGCGCGTGGCCGCCACACCTTCCTCCTCGACGGCGACAACGTCCGCCACGGGCTCAACCGCGATCTCGGCTTCACCGAAGCCGATCGCATCGAGAACATCCGCCGCGTCGGCGAGGTCGCCCGCCTGATGGCCGACGCCGGGCTGATCGTCCTTACCGCCTTCATCTCGCCGTTCCGCGCCGAGCGGCACATGGTGAGGCGGATGCTTCCCGAGGGCGAGTTCATCGAGGTGTTCGTCGACACTCCCTTGGCCGAGGCAGAGAAGCGCGACGTGAAGGGCCTCTACGCCAAGGCGCGCGCCGGCGAGCTCAAGAACTTCACCGGGATCGACAGCCCGTACGAGCCCCCGGAGAATGCCGAGATCCACATCGACACGACGACCGTGACCGCCGAGGAGGCAGCCGATGCGATCGTCGAGAAGCTTTTAAGCCGGCGCTAG
- the cysD gene encoding sulfate adenylyltransferase subunit CysD yields MPLTHLDRLEAESIHILRETVAEADRPVMLYSIGKDSAVMLHLARKAFFPAPLPFPLLHVDTTWKFRAMYQLRDKVASDPAVELLVYKNPEAEAQGINPFDHGPLHTDMWKTEGLKQALDKFGFDAAFGGARRDEEKSRAKERIFSFRSANHRWDPKRQRPELWSLYNVRKSKGESVRVFPLSNWTELDVWQYILREKIEIVPLYFADLRPTVERDGLILMVDDDRFPLNGEAPVERRVRFRTLGCYPLSGAVESEASTVEQVVAEMLLTTTSERQGRAIDKDSGAASMEKKKKEGYF; encoded by the coding sequence ATGCCGCTGACCCATCTCGATCGCCTGGAAGCCGAGAGCATCCATATCCTGCGCGAGACGGTCGCGGAGGCCGACCGCCCGGTGATGCTCTATTCGATCGGCAAGGATTCGGCGGTGATGCTTCACCTTGCCCGCAAGGCCTTCTTCCCCGCCCCGCTGCCATTCCCGCTTCTTCATGTCGACACGACCTGGAAATTCCGGGCGATGTACCAGCTTCGCGACAAGGTCGCTTCCGACCCAGCGGTCGAATTGCTTGTCTACAAGAACCCTGAAGCCGAGGCGCAGGGCATCAACCCGTTCGATCACGGTCCGCTTCACACCGACATGTGGAAGACGGAAGGTCTGAAGCAGGCGCTCGACAAGTTCGGCTTCGACGCGGCTTTCGGCGGCGCCCGCCGAGACGAAGAGAAGAGCCGGGCCAAGGAGCGGATATTCAGCTTTCGGAGCGCCAACCACCGCTGGGATCCGAAGCGCCAGAGGCCCGAGCTGTGGTCGCTCTACAACGTGCGGAAAAGCAAGGGCGAGAGCGTCCGGGTTTTCCCGCTGTCCAACTGGACCGAGCTCGACGTCTGGCAATATATCCTTCGCGAGAAGATCGAGATCGTCCCGCTCTATTTCGCCGACCTTCGCCCGACCGTCGAACGCGACGGGCTGATCCTGATGGTCGATGACGACCGCTTTCCGCTCAACGGCGAAGCTCCGGTGGAGCGAAGGGTGCGGTTCCGGACACTCGGCTGCTACCCGCTCAGCGGCGCGGTCGAGAGCGAGGCGTCGACCGTCGAGCAAGTGGTCGCCGAGATGCTCCTGACCACCACCTCGGAGCGGCAGGGGCGGGCAATCGACAAGGACTCCGGCGCGGCGTCGATGGAGAAGAAGAAGAAGGAAGGCTATTTTTGA
- a CDS encoding GDP-mannose 4,6-dehydratase → MRRIFITGTAGFIGYHLAELLLSHGLEVHGYDGMTDYYDVQLKRRRHQQLLQKPGFAATEGMLEDEALLRRTITDFQPDAIVHLAAQAGVRYSMEAPRTYIDSNIVGTFHILEIVRSLGTPHLLMASTSSVYGANEEMPFSETEKTDTQLSIYAATKKATESMAHSYAHLFGTPITMFRFFTVYGTWGRPDLALFKFVDAILDDRPIDVYNHGDMERDFTYVGDLVRAIELLLGAIPHMPGDREQVLENDSLSPVAPFRIVNIGNSTPVRLLDFIEEIESCLGKKATRNYMPMQPGDVRATWADASLLKALTGYQPQTDIRDGVARFVEWFRDYYQK, encoded by the coding sequence ATGCGACGAATCTTCATCACCGGCACTGCAGGGTTCATCGGTTATCACCTTGCCGAGCTGCTCCTCAGCCATGGGCTGGAAGTCCACGGATATGACGGGATGACCGATTACTACGACGTCCAGCTCAAGCGTCGGCGTCACCAGCAGCTGCTCCAGAAACCGGGTTTCGCTGCAACCGAGGGGATGCTGGAGGACGAAGCCCTGCTTCGCCGGACGATCACCGACTTCCAGCCCGATGCGATCGTCCATCTCGCTGCGCAGGCGGGCGTCCGCTACAGCATGGAAGCGCCGCGGACGTACATCGACAGCAACATCGTCGGCACCTTCCACATCCTCGAGATCGTGCGGTCGCTCGGCACTCCGCACCTGCTGATGGCCTCGACCTCCTCGGTCTATGGCGCGAACGAGGAGATGCCGTTCAGCGAGACCGAGAAGACCGACACGCAGCTCAGCATCTACGCCGCGACCAAGAAGGCGACGGAGTCGATGGCGCATAGCTATGCGCACCTGTTCGGAACGCCGATCACGATGTTCCGCTTCTTCACCGTTTACGGAACCTGGGGCCGCCCCGACCTGGCGCTGTTCAAGTTCGTCGACGCGATCCTCGATGACCGGCCGATCGACGTCTACAATCACGGCGACATGGAACGCGACTTCACCTACGTCGGTGACCTTGTCCGGGCTATCGAGCTTCTGCTGGGGGCCATTCCGCACATGCCCGGCGACCGCGAGCAGGTCCTGGAGAATGACTCGCTGAGCCCCGTCGCTCCGTTCCGGATCGTCAATATCGGCAATTCGACCCCGGTGCGGCTTCTCGACTTCATCGAGGAAATCGAGAGCTGTCTCGGCAAGAAGGCGACGCGCAACTACATGCCGATGCAGCCCGGTGATGTCCGCGCCACATGGGCGGACGCGAGCCTGCTCAAAGCGCTGACTGGGTACCAGCCGCAGACGGACATCCGCGACGGAGTCGCCCGCTTCGTCGAGTGGTTCCGCGACTATTACCAAAAATAG
- a CDS encoding nucleotide sugar dehydrogenase yields MQKDRKVAVVGLGYVGLPLAVALSRKYSVVGFDISTERVASLQQGKDSTNEVEPEQLKASSLTITDDPAAMAGCDIFIVTVPTPIDEANRPDFTALLTACELVGPRLSKGAIVVFESTVYPGVTEEVCAPALERASGKKAGVDFKLGYSPERINPGDKERPIEKITKVVSGSDPETLDTLADLYGSIIEAGIHRASSIKVAEAAKVIENTQRDVNIALMNEISKICDLLGIRTSEVLEAAGTKWNFLRFYPGLVGGHCIGVDPYYLTAKAEQLGYHPQVILSGRRINDGMGAYVAERVVKLLARNDQPIRKARVGILGFTFKENVPDIRNSKVVDIYKELRSFGIEPMVHDPVADSTAVGRSHGIELKDLEDLTDLSALIVAVAHEDFAKLGGRQLSDMLVENGVVVDVRSQVDPSSLRSDLAYWSL; encoded by the coding sequence GTGCAGAAGGACAGGAAAGTTGCGGTTGTTGGCCTGGGCTATGTCGGCCTTCCGCTGGCGGTGGCGTTATCGAGGAAATATTCGGTGGTTGGCTTCGACATCAGCACGGAGCGCGTCGCCAGTCTTCAGCAGGGCAAGGATTCGACCAACGAGGTCGAGCCCGAACAGCTGAAGGCGAGCAGCCTCACGATCACCGACGATCCTGCCGCGATGGCAGGCTGCGATATCTTCATCGTCACCGTGCCGACGCCGATCGACGAAGCGAACCGCCCTGACTTCACGGCTCTCCTTACCGCCTGCGAGCTGGTTGGGCCGCGACTTTCTAAGGGCGCGATCGTGGTCTTCGAAAGCACGGTCTACCCCGGCGTCACCGAAGAGGTCTGCGCGCCCGCCCTCGAGCGTGCTTCGGGAAAGAAGGCCGGAGTGGACTTCAAGCTCGGCTACAGTCCGGAGCGGATCAACCCGGGTGACAAGGAACGGCCGATCGAGAAGATCACCAAGGTCGTCTCCGGAAGCGATCCCGAGACCCTCGACACGCTTGCCGACCTCTATGGATCGATCATCGAGGCCGGGATCCACCGCGCCAGCTCGATTAAGGTCGCCGAGGCCGCGAAGGTGATCGAGAACACGCAGCGAGACGTCAACATCGCGCTGATGAACGAGATTTCGAAAATCTGCGACCTGCTCGGCATTCGCACCAGCGAAGTGCTCGAGGCGGCAGGCACGAAGTGGAATTTCCTGCGCTTCTATCCCGGCCTCGTCGGCGGCCACTGCATCGGCGTCGACCCTTATTACCTCACCGCCAAGGCCGAGCAGCTCGGCTATCACCCGCAGGTGATCCTGTCGGGGCGGAGGATCAACGACGGAATGGGCGCCTACGTGGCGGAGCGCGTGGTCAAGCTCCTCGCCCGAAACGACCAGCCGATCCGAAAGGCGCGGGTCGGAATCCTCGGCTTTACGTTCAAGGAGAACGTGCCGGACATCCGCAACTCCAAGGTTGTCGACATCTACAAGGAGCTTCGGTCGTTCGGGATCGAGCCCATGGTTCACGACCCCGTCGCGGACAGCACGGCCGTCGGCCGGTCGCATGGAATCGAGCTGAAGGACCTGGAGGATCTGACCGACCTGTCGGCGCTGATCGTGGCTGTCGCCCACGAGGACTTTGCCAAGCTCGGCGGCAGGCAGCTCAGCGACATGCTGGTCGAGAACGGAGTGGTCGTGGACGTCCGCTCGCAAGTGGATCCATCCTCGCTACGTTCCGACCTGGCTTATTGGAGCCTCTAA